The nucleotide sequence CGAGGACGCCCGCCATGGTCAAGGCGTACAGCTACATTCGGTTCTCACGCCCCGAGCAGTTGCGCGGCGACAGCCTGCGCCGCCAGACCGAGGCCGCCAACAAGTGGGCCGCCAAGCGCGGCGTCGTGATCGACGAGAGCCTTCGGGATCTCGGCGTCAGCGCCCTCCGCGGCGCCAACCGCATCAAGGGCGCGCTCGGGCGCTTCCACGACCTCGTCGAGAAGGGCCAGGTCCCGGCGGGCTCCTACCTGATCGTCGAGAGCCTGGACCGACTGAGCCGCAAGGCGGTGGGCGAGGTCCTGCCGGACTTCATGCTGCTCATCAACGCGGGCATCGTCATCGTCACGCTTCTAAACCGGCAGGAATAACGCAGGGCGCCCCCCGTTACGCGTTACGAAAATTTCCAAGCACATGACTACATCGATTTCTGCAAAAAAATTGCACAATTCTGCAAAATCATGATACTCACGTTTTGCAGAATTCAGGGCGACCGAAGG is from Methylorubrum sp. B1-46 and encodes:
- a CDS encoding recombinase family protein — its product is MVKAYSYIRFSRPEQLRGDSLRRQTEAANKWAAKRGVVIDESLRDLGVSALRGANRIKGALGRFHDLVEKGQVPAGSYLIVESLDRLSRKAVGEVLPDFMLLINAGIVIVTLLNRQE